Proteins encoded by one window of bacterium:
- a CDS encoding DEAD/DEAH box helicase family protein, which translates to MTELEWQTRRDRINTKLGGLSSPWKVVRYQEGLDTERLTHHAVEEFPTANGPADYALFVNGRLLGLIEAKKVSVGPENVLEQAKRYSMGAEDSIGAWDGYKVPFLISTNGEKIQFLDVRDWRNLPRELSAFPTPQALEERLGRPAVPLQESPNIEIERLRPYQREAIDAVESAIATGKRNMLVAMATGTGKTFLTVSQIYRLLRSGAFKRILFLVDRRALAAQTVREFNSFDTPRGSKFNQEYQVFSQRFHREDFDEDEKFDPEALPNSYLTDPRPSHTFVYVSTIQRMTINLFGWRPGDADERDREDDAQKLSIPIHAFDLIIADECHRGYTSGETAIWRDVIEYFDAVRIGLTATPAPNSLSLFKEIVYRYTTTQAIEDGYLVDYDAIKVRSEVLIQGAFLKEGEHVGLVDRETGEEKYDELEEERQFGAEEVEHKITSPDTNQKIIKEIARHAFEFEIEHGRFPKILIFAVNDIPHVSHADQVVAICKEVFGRGDNFVQKITGSPSVDRPLQKIREFRNRPLPSVVVTVDMLSTGVDIPALEFIVFMRPVKSRILWVQMLGRGTRKCEDIKKEKFTIFDCFDGSLIEYFRNATDFHIDPPDKPVIPLAVIIENIYQNKDRSYNTKILVKRLRRIERTMSGNARDEFKNWIPEGDIGKLADQLPNKIDQDFTETMKLLRNPEFQFLLLNYERAKVQFWKGYDVQDEVTSEVLFRKGSDYLKPADYLDLFTRFVKENPEHIEAIGILLERPKDWNTNVLNDLRTKLGQNAFKEEDLRKAHRVVYSKALADIISMVKHAAREQEPVLNADERVDLALAKLRSGHAFSEEQEKWIDRIRRHLIESLTIDLSDLDDQAVFEKAGGSYSAKKAFGDKLPELLKEINSLIAA; encoded by the coding sequence ATGACTGAACTCGAATGGCAAACTCGTAGAGATCGAATCAATACCAAACTGGGGGGATTGTCATCACCCTGGAAGGTCGTGCGATACCAAGAGGGGCTGGACACTGAGCGCCTGACCCACCATGCCGTCGAGGAGTTCCCTACAGCCAACGGTCCAGCCGACTACGCCCTGTTCGTGAATGGTCGACTTCTCGGCCTAATAGAGGCCAAGAAGGTCAGTGTGGGTCCGGAAAACGTCCTTGAACAGGCCAAGCGCTACTCCATGGGGGCGGAAGATTCGATTGGGGCCTGGGACGGCTACAAGGTCCCCTTTTTGATCTCCACCAACGGAGAGAAGATTCAATTCCTTGATGTCCGAGACTGGCGAAATCTGCCGCGAGAACTGTCCGCATTTCCTACTCCGCAGGCTCTGGAGGAACGTCTTGGTCGGCCCGCGGTGCCGCTGCAGGAATCACCAAACATCGAGATTGAGCGACTCAGGCCCTATCAGCGAGAAGCTATTGATGCAGTCGAATCGGCGATTGCCACCGGAAAGCGGAACATGTTGGTGGCGATGGCAACCGGCACTGGCAAGACCTTTCTGACCGTCTCCCAGATATATCGGCTCCTCCGATCTGGCGCATTCAAGCGCATTCTCTTCCTGGTTGATCGCCGGGCACTGGCCGCCCAAACGGTCCGAGAGTTCAACTCCTTTGACACCCCTCGTGGGAGCAAGTTCAACCAGGAGTACCAAGTTTTCAGTCAGAGGTTTCACCGTGAGGATTTTGACGAGGACGAGAAGTTTGACCCAGAGGCCCTGCCGAATTCATATCTGACTGACCCCAGACCGTCGCATACCTTTGTCTATGTCTCCACCATCCAGCGGATGACTATCAATCTCTTTGGCTGGCGGCCAGGGGATGCAGACGAGCGAGACAGAGAGGACGATGCTCAGAAGCTGTCGATTCCGATTCATGCTTTTGACTTGATCATCGCCGATGAATGTCACCGCGGTTACACCTCAGGAGAAACGGCTATCTGGCGCGATGTTATAGAGTATTTTGACGCAGTTCGAATTGGGTTGACCGCCACTCCGGCTCCTAATTCGTTGTCGCTGTTCAAGGAAATCGTCTATCGGTATACGACTACCCAAGCTATCGAGGACGGCTACTTGGTCGATTACGATGCGATCAAAGTCAGGTCCGAGGTTCTCATTCAAGGTGCATTCCTCAAGGAAGGCGAACACGTCGGTCTGGTCGACAGGGAGACGGGCGAAGAGAAATACGATGAGCTTGAGGAAGAGCGCCAATTCGGGGCTGAAGAGGTCGAGCACAAGATTACTTCACCGGACACGAATCAGAAGATCATCAAAGAAATAGCCCGCCATGCTTTTGAATTTGAAATCGAGCATGGGCGCTTTCCCAAGATCCTTATATTTGCCGTGAATGATATCCCTCATGTTTCGCACGCCGATCAGGTAGTGGCAATCTGCAAGGAAGTGTTCGGCCGGGGCGACAATTTCGTTCAGAAGATCACCGGCAGCCCGTCTGTCGACCGCCCCTTGCAGAAGATCCGCGAGTTCCGCAATCGCCCGTTACCTTCTGTGGTCGTGACAGTAGATATGCTAAGCACGGGCGTAGACATTCCTGCCCTTGAGTTTATCGTCTTCATGCGGCCGGTCAAGTCACGTATACTCTGGGTACAGATGCTCGGTCGCGGCACCCGCAAGTGCGAAGATATCAAGAAAGAGAAGTTCACGATCTTCGACTGCTTCGATGGCAGTTTAATAGAGTACTTCCGTAACGCCACGGATTTCCACATCGATCCTCCGGACAAGCCGGTCATACCACTGGCTGTGATTATCGAGAATATCTACCAGAACAAAGACCGCAGTTACAATACCAAGATTCTCGTCAAGCGCTTAAGGCGGATCGAACGAACCATGAGCGGCAACGCTCGGGATGAGTTCAAGAATTGGATTCCCGAGGGCGATATCGGCAAGTTGGCCGACCAGTTGCCGAACAAGATTGATCAGGATTTCACAGAGACGATGAAATTGCTGAGAAATCCTGAATTCCAGTTTCTGCTGCTCAATTACGAACGGGCCAAAGTGCAATTCTGGAAAGGATACGATGTCCAGGACGAAGTGACTTCCGAAGTACTGTTCCGCAAGGGGAGTGACTACCTGAAACCGGCAGATTACCTCGACCTGTTCACGCGCTTCGTGAAAGAAAACCCTGAGCATATCGAAGCGATAGGCATCCTGTTGGAGCGACCTAAAGACTGGAATACAAATGTTCTGAACGACCTTCGGACCAAATTGGGACAGAATGCCTTTAAGGAGGAGGATCTACGCAAGGCGCATCGCGTCGTCTACTCAAAGGCGTTGGCGGACATCATTTCCATGGTGAAGCATGCTGCCCGAGAGCAGGAACCGGTGTTGAATGCAGATGAACGGGTGGACCTTGCTCTTGCCAAACTACGAAGCGGACATGCCTTCTCCGAGGAGCAAGAAAAGTGGATCGATCGTATTCGACGGCATCTCATAGAGAGCCTTACAATCGACTTATCAGATTTGGATGATCAGGCAGTTTTTGAGAAAGCAGGCGGCAGCTACTCTGCTAAGAAGGCATTTGGCGACAAATTGCCTGAGCTCCTCAAAGAAATCAACAGCTTGATCGCGGCATAA